One Pseudoalteromonas sp. UG3-2 DNA window includes the following coding sequences:
- a CDS encoding DUF484 family protein, whose amino-acid sequence MTKQQPPLQEQQVVDYLRHHPDFLLRHPYLLVDLQLQQQQQGLPNLALHQQRMLRDELDNLKQQVQDMVQYAKSNELVFKQLSQCQLAIMQCQALSDINHTLAERFATHPDIQACQLLPVSDELDDLIKAKLAHHDHYLGRLSPALAGLLFSDAEVGSVALYRVNAATKGEYILAFASNSAEHFSPQHDNMLIDAFIQTLTLKLAELA is encoded by the coding sequence ATGACGAAACAGCAACCCCCTTTGCAAGAGCAGCAAGTGGTTGATTACTTGCGCCATCATCCAGACTTTTTATTACGCCACCCCTACTTGTTGGTTGATTTGCAGTTGCAGCAACAACAGCAGGGCTTACCGAATTTAGCCTTGCATCAGCAGCGCATGCTCAGAGACGAGCTCGATAATTTAAAGCAACAAGTGCAGGACATGGTGCAATACGCAAAGTCCAACGAGCTGGTGTTTAAACAATTGAGTCAATGTCAGCTGGCGATTATGCAGTGCCAAGCATTGAGTGATATCAATCACACTTTAGCAGAGCGCTTTGCCACTCACCCTGATATTCAAGCATGTCAGCTGCTGCCCGTTAGTGATGAGCTCGACGACTTAATCAAAGCGAAATTGGCACACCATGATCACTATTTAGGCCGCTTAAGCCCAGCATTAGCAGGCTTGCTTTTTAGTGATGCTGAAGTGGGCTCTGTGGCCTTATATCGCGTCAATGCAGCAACCAAAGGCGAGTATATTCTGGCATTTGCCAGTAACAGCGCTGAGCATTTTTCACCACAGCACGACAACATGCTCATCGATGCCTTTATTCAAACCCTGACTTTAAAACTTGCAGAGCTAGCATGA
- the dapF gene encoding diaminopimelate epimerase — translation MFINFSKMHGLGNDFMVIDNVTQNVFLSRDQIKKLANRHFGIGFDQLLMVEAPYSPDLDFHYRIFNADGNEVEQCGNGARCFARFVRMKGLTNKHKVTVSTKGGNITLYTEKDGQVTVNMGKPNFTPSAIPFRANKQESTYIIRAQEHTVFCSAVSMGNPHGVVMVDSLETADITTLGPLLEHHERFPQQANIGFMEIVSREYIKLRVWERGAGETLACGSGACAAVVAGIEQGKLDETVRVDLPGGSLQVRWSGHGQVVKMTGPAEHVFDGQIAI, via the coding sequence ATGTTTATAAACTTTTCAAAAATGCATGGTCTAGGCAACGATTTTATGGTGATCGACAATGTCACCCAGAATGTGTTTTTGTCACGAGATCAAATAAAAAAGCTTGCCAATCGTCATTTTGGTATCGGCTTTGATCAACTGTTAATGGTTGAGGCTCCTTATTCTCCAGATTTAGACTTTCATTACCGCATTTTTAATGCCGATGGTAACGAAGTGGAACAATGCGGCAATGGCGCACGGTGTTTTGCTCGTTTCGTTAGAATGAAAGGCTTGACCAATAAGCACAAGGTTACGGTCTCGACCAAAGGCGGAAATATCACCCTTTACACGGAAAAAGATGGCCAAGTAACGGTCAACATGGGCAAGCCCAATTTTACCCCGAGTGCCATCCCGTTTCGTGCCAACAAACAAGAAAGTACCTATATTATAAGAGCGCAGGAGCATACCGTCTTTTGCAGTGCCGTCTCTATGGGCAATCCCCATGGCGTGGTGATGGTAGACAGCCTCGAGACGGCCGACATCACCACCTTAGGCCCACTACTTGAACATCATGAGCGTTTTCCGCAACAAGCCAACATTGGCTTTATGGAAATTGTCTCTCGTGAATACATTAAATTGCGAGTATGGGAGCGTGGTGCCGGAGAAACCTTAGCCTGTGGCAGCGGTGCTTGTGCCGCGGTGGTTGCTGGAATTGAACAAGGCAAACTCGACGAAACCGTGCGTGTTGACCTTCCGGGAGGTAGCTTGCAAGTACGTTGGTCAGGGCATGGGCAGGTCGTTAAAATGACCGGACCCGCAGAGCATGTTTTTGATGGGCAAATAGCAATATGA
- the lysA gene encoding diaminopimelate decarboxylase, with protein MDYFNYQEGELFAEQVAVRDIAQQYGTPCYVYSKKTFERHYHAFTDAAKGHPHLVCYAVKANSNIAVLHTLAKLGSGFDIVSKGELARVLQAGGDANKVVFSGVAKTADEIAYALEQGIKCFNVESVAELHRISEVATSMATTAPISVRVNPDIDAKTHPYISTGLKENKFGIDIKAALDVYQLAYALPGLEVVGIDFHIGSQLVEVTPFLAALDKVLALIDELEKAGITLKHLDIGGGLGVPYDSEKPPHPSAYAAEIKAKLARFPKLQLIFEPGRAIAANAGILVTKVEFIKPTEHKHFAIVDAGMNDMLRPSLYQAWQNIIAVTPRDDVAAANYDVVGPVCETGDFLGKDRMLKIAPGDLLAQRSAGAYGFTMSSNYNSRPRCAEIMVDGEQHYVIRQREPLESLWQYEQLPPQS; from the coding sequence ATGGACTACTTTAACTACCAAGAGGGTGAGCTATTTGCCGAGCAAGTCGCGGTTCGTGACATTGCCCAGCAATATGGTACACCTTGTTATGTCTACTCCAAAAAAACCTTTGAGCGACACTATCATGCCTTTACTGACGCCGCCAAAGGTCACCCTCACTTAGTGTGCTACGCCGTTAAAGCCAATTCCAATATTGCCGTGCTGCATACCTTAGCAAAGCTAGGTTCCGGCTTTGATATCGTATCAAAAGGTGAGTTGGCGCGAGTATTACAAGCCGGTGGCGATGCCAACAAAGTGGTCTTTTCTGGGGTTGCAAAAACCGCCGACGAGATCGCATACGCGCTAGAGCAAGGTATTAAGTGCTTCAATGTTGAGTCAGTTGCGGAGCTGCATCGCATCAGCGAAGTTGCCACAAGCATGGCAACCACAGCGCCTATTTCGGTACGGGTAAACCCAGATATTGACGCCAAAACCCACCCTTATATTTCCACGGGCTTAAAAGAAAATAAGTTTGGCATTGATATTAAAGCGGCGTTGGATGTCTATCAGCTGGCCTACGCTCTCCCTGGGTTAGAAGTGGTTGGGATCGATTTCCACATCGGCTCACAATTGGTTGAAGTAACTCCATTTTTAGCTGCTTTAGATAAGGTGTTGGCACTCATTGATGAGCTCGAAAAGGCTGGCATTACCCTTAAACACCTAGATATTGGTGGTGGTTTAGGGGTTCCCTATGACAGTGAAAAGCCACCCCACCCTAGCGCCTACGCCGCTGAAATTAAAGCAAAGTTAGCGCGCTTTCCTAAGCTACAACTGATTTTTGAGCCTGGCCGCGCCATTGCAGCCAACGCCGGCATTTTAGTCACCAAGGTTGAGTTTATAAAACCCACCGAACATAAACACTTTGCCATAGTGGATGCTGGCATGAATGACATGCTACGACCTTCATTATACCAGGCCTGGCAAAATATCATTGCCGTAACACCGCGAGATGATGTCGCCGCGGCTAACTATGACGTGGTCGGCCCGGTCTGCGAAACTGGAGACTTTCTCGGTAAAGATAGAATGCTGAAAATTGCCCCTGGTGATTTGCTCGCTCAGCGCAGTGCCGGTGCCTATGGCTTTACCATGAGCTCTAACTATAATTCGCGGCCCCGTTGTGCTGAAATCATGGTGGATGGCGAGCAACACTATGTAATACGTCAGCGTGAACCACTCGAATCACTGTGGCAATATGAGCAATTACCGCCGCAGTCTTAA
- the lptM gene encoding LPS translocon maturation chaperone LptM has product MKATPYNFSVFALVFVTLIGLSGCGQSGPLYLPEAQQQKNQPQSSTKPKREATAKQSEGEDGLL; this is encoded by the coding sequence ATGAAAGCGACACCTTACAACTTTAGCGTATTTGCACTTGTTTTTGTTACTTTAATCGGATTATCTGGCTGTGGTCAAAGCGGTCCGCTCTACCTACCCGAAGCGCAGCAGCAAAAAAATCAGCCGCAGTCGAGTACCAAGCCCAAGCGTGAAGCCACGGCTAAACAATCGGAGGGCGAAGATGGACTACTTTAA
- the cyaY gene encoding iron donor protein CyaY, translating into MTDSEYHALADALMLTIEEQIDDCGADLDYESAAGILEIIFPDKSKIVINKQAPLHQVWVATKFNGHHFELRGEQWIDNRSGAEFWQFMSDAATKQANVAIEWQHD; encoded by the coding sequence ATGACAGACAGTGAATACCATGCGTTAGCCGATGCGCTGATGTTGACAATTGAAGAACAAATTGATGATTGTGGCGCCGATTTAGACTATGAATCTGCAGCGGGCATTCTAGAGATTATTTTCCCTGACAAGAGCAAGATTGTTATCAACAAGCAAGCACCATTACATCAAGTATGGGTTGCCACTAAGTTTAACGGTCACCACTTTGAACTCCGTGGTGAGCAGTGGATCGACAATCGCTCAGGTGCAGAGTTTTGGCAGTTTATGAGCGATGCTGCAACGAAACAAGCCAATGTTGCCATAGAGTGGCAGCACGATTAA
- a CDS encoding alpha/beta hydrolase, translating to MLEFVEYPAKGQHQASVIWLHGLGDSGNGFLPIAPELQLPDELGVSFIFPHAPEQPVTINGGMVMRSWYDIKSFDLDKRADEQGVRDSAAQVEALVQAELDRGIAPQRIVLAGFSQGGVIALHLAPRLPVKVAGVMALSTYMCAPDKLATEAEQQDLNIFMAHGSADPVVPIAAGQQAYQVLQQQGYQVSWQDYPMEHQVCLDEIKAIRAWLIATLSE from the coding sequence ATGCTTGAGTTTGTAGAATACCCAGCAAAGGGGCAACATCAAGCGAGTGTGATCTGGCTGCATGGCCTGGGCGATTCGGGTAATGGCTTTTTGCCAATTGCCCCAGAGTTGCAACTGCCTGACGAGCTTGGAGTAAGCTTTATTTTTCCTCACGCTCCAGAGCAACCGGTCACCATTAATGGCGGCATGGTGATGCGCTCTTGGTATGATATTAAATCGTTTGATCTAGATAAAAGAGCCGACGAGCAAGGTGTGAGAGACTCGGCAGCGCAAGTTGAAGCTCTGGTGCAAGCTGAACTCGACCGCGGTATTGCGCCGCAGCGCATTGTACTGGCAGGGTTCTCACAAGGTGGCGTGATTGCATTACACCTCGCACCTCGACTGCCAGTGAAAGTGGCTGGGGTGATGGCATTATCAACGTATATGTGTGCGCCCGACAAGTTAGCCACTGAGGCTGAGCAGCAAGATCTGAATATTTTTATGGCTCATGGCAGCGCCGATCCCGTGGTGCCCATCGCGGCAGGCCAACAGGCATATCAGGTGTTACAGCAACAAGGCTATCAGGTCAGCTGGCAGGATTATCCAATGGAACACCAAGTGTGCTTGGATGAGATAAAAGCGATCCGCGCTTGGTTAATTGCGACCTTGAGTGAATAA